In Anomalospiza imberbis isolate Cuckoo-Finch-1a 21T00152 unplaced genomic scaffold, ASM3175350v1 scaffold_61, whole genome shotgun sequence, the following proteins share a genomic window:
- the LOC137467387 gene encoding beta-1,3-galactosyltransferase 2-like, whose translation MKLPPSCRLLLLPVAAALTLLALHARHSVPPPSTTAPPSPTPRPGNATEPPRPPRHPLQPPYPYPYRFLLNHPDKCRERAPFLVLLVVTSPADLAARDAVRRTWGDESAVPGLTVLRLFLLGVHPVFGAELRPVLQEEDALHGDLLQQDFLDTYNNLTLKTLMGLEWVSRFCPNASYVMKADHDVFLNLEYLAGLLRPPRTDFLTGYVYRWTGPLRNRAYKWFVPREVYPNDTYPPYCGGPAYVLSGDLALRVFGVAQTLPVINMEDAFVGICLHALGVAVTDPPPGAFTMYRLDYDRCRFSRLVMVHHYGPRELLRVWPHFRNASVKCP comes from the coding sequence ATGAAGCTGCCTCCGAGCTGCcgcctgctcctgctgccggtGGCCGCGGCGCTgaccctgctggccctgcacgcCCGGCACTCggtgccccctcccagcaccaccgCCCCTCCCAGCCCGACCCCGCGCCCCGGCAACGCCACGgagccgccgcggccgccgcggcACCCGCTGCAGCCGCCGTACCCGTACCCCTACCGCTTCCTGCTGAACCACCCCGACAAGTGCCGGGAGCGGGCGCCgttcctggtgctgctggtggtgacGTCCCCGGCCGACCTGGCCGCGCGCGACGCCGTGCGCCGCACCTGGGGCGACGAGAGCGCCGTGCCGGGGCTGACGGTGCTGCGGCTCTTCCTGCTCGGCGTGCACCCCGTGTTCGGCGCCGAGCTGCGCCCcgtgctgcaggaggaggacgCGCTGCACGGGGACCTCCTGCAGCAGGACTTCCTGGACACCTACAACAACCTCACGCTCAAGACGCTGATGGGGCTGGAGTGGGTGAGCCGCTTCTGCCCCAACGCCAGCTACGTGATGAAGGCCGACCACGACGTCTTCCTCAACCTGGAGTACCTGGCGGGGCTGCTGCGGCCGCCCAGGACCGACTTCCTGACGGGCTACGTGTACCGCTGGACCGGGCCGCTGCGGAACCGCGCCTACAAGTGGTTCGTGCCGCGCGAGGTGTACCCCAACGACACCTACCCGCCCTACTGCGGCGGGCCCGCCTACGTGCTCTCGGGGGACCTGGCGCTGCGCGTCTTCGGCGTGGCGCAGACGCTGCCCGTCATCAACATGGAGGACGCCTTCGTGGGCATCTGCCTGCACGCGCTGGGCGTGGCCGTCACCGACCCGCCGCCCGGCGCCTTCACCATGTACCGGCTGGACTACGACAGGTGCCGCTTCTCCCGGCTCGTCATGGTGCACCACTACGGGCCCCGGGAGCTGCTCCGGGTGTGGCCGCACTTCCGCAACGCGTCCGTCAAGTGTCCCTAG